From the genome of Mycobacterium dioxanotrophicus, one region includes:
- a CDS encoding ABC-F family ATP-binding cassette domain-containing protein — translation MITATDLEVRAGARTLLSIEGSALRIQPGDRIGLVGRNGAGKTTTMRILAGEGEPYAGTVTRTGDIGYLPQDPREGNLDVLARDRVLSARGLDTLLADLEKQQALMAEVADDAARDKAVRKYGQLEERFAALGGYAAESEAGRICASLALPDRVLTQPLRTLSGGQRRRVELARILFAASDTGSGSATTLLLDEPTNHLDADSIGWLRTFLQNHSGGLVVISHNVELLADVVNRVWFLDAVRGEADVYNMGWQKYLDARATDEQRRRRERANAEKKAGALRAQAAKMGAKATKAVAAQNMLRRAERMIAELDAERVADKVARIKFPSPAPCGKTPLVAKGLTKTYGSLEIFTGVDLAIDRGSRVVVLGLNGAGKTTLLRLLAGAETADAGALEPGHGLKLGYFAQEHDTLDDHATVWENIRHAAPDTGEQDLRGLLGAFMFTGPQLEQPAGTLSGGEKTRLALAGLVASTANVLLLDEPTNNLDPASREQVLDALRSYQGAVVLVTHDPGAAEALDPQRVVLLPDGTEDFWSAEYRDLIELA, via the coding sequence GTGATCACCGCAACGGACCTGGAGGTCCGCGCCGGCGCGCGCACACTGCTGTCCATCGAGGGTTCGGCACTTCGGATCCAGCCTGGCGACCGCATCGGTTTGGTCGGCCGCAACGGCGCGGGCAAGACCACCACGATGCGGATTCTCGCGGGTGAGGGCGAGCCGTATGCCGGCACGGTCACGCGCACCGGCGACATCGGTTACCTGCCACAGGATCCGCGCGAAGGCAATCTTGACGTGCTGGCCCGTGACCGGGTGCTCTCGGCGCGCGGCCTGGACACCCTGCTGGCCGATCTGGAGAAGCAGCAGGCGCTGATGGCCGAGGTGGCCGACGACGCCGCCCGGGACAAGGCCGTGCGGAAGTACGGTCAGCTGGAGGAACGCTTCGCCGCCCTCGGCGGATATGCGGCCGAGAGCGAGGCGGGTCGCATCTGCGCGAGCCTGGCGTTGCCCGACCGTGTCCTTACCCAGCCGCTGCGGACCCTCTCGGGTGGTCAGCGCCGCCGGGTGGAACTGGCCCGAATCCTGTTCGCGGCCAGTGATACGGGATCCGGTTCGGCCACCACCCTGCTGCTCGACGAGCCCACCAACCACCTCGACGCCGACTCGATCGGGTGGCTGCGGACCTTCCTGCAGAACCACTCCGGCGGTCTGGTGGTCATCAGCCACAACGTCGAGCTGTTGGCCGATGTTGTCAACCGGGTGTGGTTCCTGGACGCGGTGCGTGGCGAGGCCGATGTCTACAACATGGGCTGGCAGAAATACCTCGACGCCCGTGCGACCGATGAGCAGCGGCGCCGTCGGGAACGCGCCAACGCGGAGAAGAAGGCAGGCGCGTTGCGCGCCCAGGCCGCCAAGATGGGCGCCAAGGCCACCAAAGCTGTTGCCGCGCAGAACATGTTGCGGCGTGCCGAGCGGATGATCGCCGAGCTGGACGCCGAGCGGGTTGCCGACAAGGTGGCTCGGATCAAGTTCCCGAGCCCGGCGCCGTGCGGCAAGACGCCGCTGGTGGCCAAGGGGCTGACCAAGACCTACGGGTCGTTGGAGATCTTCACCGGTGTCGACTTGGCGATCGACCGCGGATCGCGGGTGGTGGTGCTCGGCCTCAACGGTGCCGGCAAGACCACCCTGCTGCGTCTGTTGGCGGGTGCGGAAACCGCCGATGCGGGCGCCTTGGAGCCGGGCCACGGCCTCAAACTCGGCTACTTCGCGCAGGAACACGACACCCTCGACGACCATGCCACGGTGTGGGAGAACATCCGGCACGCGGCGCCGGACACGGGGGAGCAGGATCTGCGAGGTCTGTTGGGCGCCTTCATGTTCACCGGGCCGCAGCTGGAGCAGCCGGCGGGCACCCTGTCCGGCGGTGAGAAGACTCGCCTGGCGCTGGCCGGCCTGGTCGCCTCGACCGCCAATGTGCTGCTGCTCGACGAGCCGACCAACAACCTCGACCCGGCATCGCGCGAGCAGGTGCTCGACGCGTTGCGCAGTTATCAGGGTGCGGTGGTGTTGGTGACACACGATCCCGGTGCGGCCGAGGCGCTCGACCCGCAGCGCGTGGTGCTGTTGCCCGACGGCACCGAGGATTTCTGGTCGGCGGAGTACCGCGACCTCATCGAGCTGGCTTGA
- a CDS encoding oxidoreductase — translation MLVGLVNQPRPELFSPITVGSLTIPNRFAMAPMTRRASPGGIPGPDVAAYYARRAAGGVGLIITEGVRLSDPVAGWPFSIPTLAGPEVLAGWRAVTDAVHAHGATIAAQLWHQGAERDDRDGLVPVSPSGLNSLGEAKGRALGTDELAGVAAGFAEAARNAKAAGFDAVELHGAHGYLLDEFLWERTNQRTDGYGGSVAARTRFPVEVITAVREAVGSEFPIIYRFSQWKANAYDAHIAADPAELEAVLTPLVSAGADILHPSTRRHYLPAFSGSTRSLAGWVKQITGVPVIGVGSVGLATEFKPGRADGDVIIPAPVDRLLEQFAAGEFDVVAIGRALLADPGWVNRLRDDTLDGFGGYHAETALAGLH, via the coding sequence ATGTTGGTTGGACTTGTGAATCAGCCACGCCCAGAGTTGTTCAGCCCGATCACCGTCGGCTCTCTGACGATCCCCAATCGGTTTGCCATGGCCCCGATGACCCGTCGTGCTTCGCCGGGCGGTATCCCGGGCCCCGATGTCGCCGCGTACTACGCGCGACGCGCTGCCGGGGGTGTCGGTCTGATCATCACCGAGGGCGTGCGGCTGTCCGATCCCGTCGCCGGCTGGCCGTTCAGCATACCGACCCTCGCTGGTCCAGAGGTGCTCGCCGGCTGGCGGGCCGTGACCGACGCCGTACACGCTCACGGCGCGACGATCGCGGCGCAGCTGTGGCATCAAGGTGCTGAACGCGACGACCGCGACGGGCTGGTCCCGGTGAGTCCGTCCGGCCTCAACTCGCTCGGCGAGGCCAAGGGGCGCGCGTTGGGAACCGACGAGCTCGCCGGTGTGGCCGCGGGCTTCGCCGAAGCTGCCCGCAACGCCAAGGCGGCCGGGTTCGACGCCGTCGAACTGCACGGCGCACATGGTTATCTGCTCGACGAATTCCTTTGGGAAAGAACGAATCAGCGCACCGACGGGTATGGGGGATCGGTTGCCGCGCGCACCCGGTTCCCGGTCGAGGTGATCACCGCGGTGCGGGAGGCGGTCGGTTCGGAATTCCCGATCATCTACCGGTTCTCGCAGTGGAAGGCCAACGCCTACGATGCACATATCGCCGCCGACCCGGCTGAGCTGGAGGCGGTGCTGACCCCGCTGGTGAGCGCCGGCGCCGACATCCTGCACCCGTCGACCCGCAGGCACTACCTGCCGGCGTTTTCGGGGTCCACCCGCAGCCTCGCCGGCTGGGTCAAGCAGATCACCGGGGTCCCGGTCATCGGCGTAGGCTCCGTTGGGCTGGCCACCGAATTCAAACCTGGCCGGGCCGACGGAGATGTGATCATCCCGGCCCCGGTGGACCGGCTGCTCGAGCAGTTCGCGGCCGGCGAGTTCGACGTCGTGGCGATCGGGCGGGCGTTGCTGGCAGACCCGGGTTGGGTCAACCGGTTGCGCGACGACACGCTCGACGGCTTCGGCGGCTACCACGCCGAAACCGCACTCGCCGGCTTGCATTGA
- the ripB gene encoding NlpC/P60 family peptidoglycan endopeptidase RipB, which produces MRSKSFRPTRILASTAVAIALAVGGAWPAAAAPDDGSWDPTLPKVVSSGAPGDPVAIANASFQVSQIALQTTQSLGQQFLQSIGLAPKTAAASPLPAGAVRGPQAIEYAIRRAGSQMGVPYSWGGGTLTGPGPGVDYDAGKIGFDCSGLTRYAFAGVGVQIPKYSGDQYNTGRAIPPSQAKRGDLIFYGPGGSQHVAIYLGGGKMLEASGSAGKVTVSPVRTAGMSPHLSRIIES; this is translated from the coding sequence TTGCGCTCCAAGTCATTTCGCCCCACCAGAATCCTGGCTTCGACGGCGGTCGCAATCGCGCTCGCCGTCGGGGGCGCATGGCCTGCCGCGGCCGCACCCGACGACGGCTCCTGGGACCCGACACTGCCGAAGGTGGTCAGCTCCGGAGCCCCCGGTGATCCGGTGGCGATCGCCAACGCGTCGTTCCAGGTCAGCCAGATCGCGCTGCAGACCACCCAGAGTCTCGGGCAGCAGTTCCTGCAAAGCATCGGCCTGGCGCCCAAGACGGCCGCGGCATCACCGCTGCCCGCGGGCGCGGTGCGGGGCCCGCAGGCCATCGAGTACGCCATCCGGCGGGCCGGCAGCCAGATGGGCGTGCCGTATTCCTGGGGTGGCGGCACGCTGACCGGACCGGGTCCCGGGGTGGACTACGACGCCGGAAAGATCGGCTTCGACTGCTCGGGCCTGACCCGCTACGCCTTCGCCGGCGTGGGTGTGCAGATTCCCAAGTACTCCGGCGACCAGTACAACACCGGCCGTGCCATCCCGCCGTCGCAGGCCAAGCGTGGCGATCTGATCTTCTACGGCCCGGGCGGTAGCCAGCACGTCGCCATCTATCTCGGCGGCGGGAAGATGCTCGAGGCCTCCGGCAGTGCAGGCAAGGTCACCGTCAGCCCGGTGCGGACCGCGGGTATGTCGCCCCATCTGTCCCGCATCATCGAATCCTGA
- the trxA gene encoding thioredoxin, with the protein MTTQDITAEQFNATIADNEIVLVDFWASWCGPCRAFAPTFKAASEKHPDVVFAKVDTEAEQSLAAAAEIRSIPTLMAFKKGKLVFNQAGALPPAALEDLVQKVKDFDVDAAIAAQGDGEQV; encoded by the coding sequence GTGACTACGCAAGACATCACCGCAGAACAGTTCAACGCCACCATTGCCGACAACGAGATCGTGCTGGTGGATTTCTGGGCGTCGTGGTGCGGGCCGTGTCGTGCGTTCGCGCCGACTTTCAAGGCCGCATCGGAGAAGCACCCGGACGTGGTGTTCGCCAAGGTCGACACCGAGGCTGAGCAGTCGCTGGCGGCTGCTGCCGAGATCCGGTCCATTCCGACGCTGATGGCCTTCAAGAAGGGCAAGCTGGTGTTCAACCAGGCCGGCGCCCTGCCCCCGGCAGCGCTTGAGGACCTGGTGCAGAAGGTCAAGGATTTCGACGTCGACGCGGCCATTGCCGCACAGGGTGACGGCGAGCAGGTCTAA
- a CDS encoding TetR/AcrR family transcriptional regulator, translated as MPRVTDDHLAARRRQILDGARRCFAQNGYESATVRRLEQTIGLSRGAIFHHFKDKDTLFFELAREDAERMADVAAREGLIQVMRNMLAAPEQFDWLATRLEIARKLRNDPAFHQGWAERSAELSAATTERLRRQKQAGRLRDDVPSAVLHIYLDLVLDGLVARLASGEDPKNLNAVLDLVEASVRQQHPTSADH; from the coding sequence GTGCCTCGGGTGACCGACGACCATCTGGCAGCCCGCCGCCGCCAGATTCTCGACGGCGCCCGGCGCTGCTTCGCTCAGAACGGATACGAGAGTGCGACCGTGCGGCGGCTCGAACAAACCATCGGGCTGTCGCGCGGCGCAATCTTTCACCACTTCAAGGACAAGGACACCTTGTTCTTCGAACTGGCCCGCGAAGACGCCGAGCGGATGGCCGACGTGGCCGCCCGTGAGGGTCTGATCCAGGTGATGCGAAACATGCTGGCCGCGCCCGAGCAGTTCGACTGGCTGGCCACGCGGCTGGAGATCGCCCGAAAACTGCGTAACGACCCGGCTTTTCACCAGGGCTGGGCAGAACGGTCCGCCGAACTCTCTGCTGCCACCACCGAACGGTTACGGCGGCAGAAGCAGGCCGGGCGATTGCGCGACGACGTCCCGAGCGCGGTACTGCACATCTACCTCGATCTCGTGCTCGACGGTCTGGTGGCGCGGCTGGCCTCCGGCGAGGACCCCAAGAATCTCAATGCGGTCCTCGACCTCGTGGAGGCATCGGTGCGGCAACAACACCCGACGTCAGCCGATCACTGA
- the moxR1 gene encoding chaperone MoxR1, translated as MTSPSGPPQGAGGYPGSSPAPGYPPGSPAAPAAAQPGAHAAPASNNGGLQGEVHTLERAIFEVKRIIVGQDQLVERMLVGLLAKGHVLLEGVPGVAKTLAVETFAKVVGGTFARIQFTPDLVPTDIIGTRIYRQGKEDFDIELGPVVVNFLLADEINRAPAKVQSALLEVMAERKISIGGKTFPLPSPFLVMATQNPIEQEGVYQLPEAQRDRFLFKLNVDYPSPEEEREIIYRMGVKPPEPKQILNTGDLLRLQDVAANTFVHHALVDYVVRIVTATREPEKFGMPDAKAWIAYGASPRASLGIIAAARALALVRGRDYVIPQDVVEVIPDVLRHRLVLTYDALADEISSETVVNRILQTVALPQVNALPQQGHSVQPAVPAAAAAAAGR; from the coding sequence ATGACGTCACCGAGTGGACCGCCGCAGGGCGCCGGAGGTTACCCCGGCTCGAGCCCGGCGCCGGGCTATCCTCCCGGCTCCCCGGCTGCGCCCGCTGCTGCGCAGCCCGGCGCGCACGCCGCCCCGGCGTCGAACAACGGCGGCCTGCAGGGTGAGGTGCATACCCTTGAGCGGGCGATCTTCGAGGTCAAGCGCATCATCGTCGGCCAGGATCAGCTGGTCGAGCGCATGCTGGTCGGCCTGCTCGCCAAGGGCCACGTGTTGCTCGAAGGTGTGCCCGGCGTCGCCAAGACCCTGGCCGTGGAGACGTTCGCCAAGGTGGTCGGCGGCACGTTTGCCCGCATCCAGTTCACCCCCGACCTGGTGCCCACCGACATCATCGGTACCCGTATCTACCGCCAGGGCAAGGAAGACTTCGACATCGAGCTCGGCCCCGTTGTGGTCAACTTCCTGCTCGCCGACGAGATCAACCGTGCGCCCGCCAAGGTGCAGTCGGCACTTCTCGAGGTCATGGCCGAGCGCAAGATCTCCATCGGCGGCAAGACCTTCCCGCTGCCCAGCCCGTTCCTGGTGATGGCGACCCAGAACCCGATCGAGCAGGAGGGCGTGTACCAGCTGCCCGAGGCGCAGCGTGACCGCTTCCTGTTCAAGCTCAACGTCGACTACCCGTCGCCGGAGGAAGAGCGCGAGATCATCTACCGGATGGGCGTCAAGCCGCCGGAGCCCAAGCAGATTCTCAACACCGGTGACCTGCTGCGCCTGCAGGATGTCGCGGCGAACACGTTCGTGCATCACGCGCTGGTGGACTACGTGGTGCGGATCGTCACCGCGACGCGTGAGCCCGAGAAATTCGGCATGCCCGACGCCAAAGCGTGGATCGCCTACGGCGCCTCGCCGCGTGCGTCGCTGGGCATCATCGCCGCGGCCCGCGCGCTGGCACTGGTGCGCGGCCGCGACTACGTCATCCCGCAGGACGTCGTCGAGGTCATCCCCGATGTGTTGCGGCACCGCCTGGTGCTCACCTACGACGCGCTGGCCGACGAGATCTCGTCGGAGACCGTGGTCAACCGCATCCTGCAGACAGTCGCCCTGCCGCAGGTGAATGCCCTTCCGCAGCAAGGACATTCGGTTCAGCCCGCGGTGCCCGCCGCTGCCGCCGCGGCCGCGGGTCGGTGA
- a CDS encoding aconitate hydratase produces the protein MSSENTENSSLNSFGARDTLTVGDQSYEIYRLDAVPGTEKLPYSLKVLAENLLRTEDGANITKDHIQAIANWDPSAEPSIEIQFTPARVLMQDFTGVPCIVDLATMREAVAALGGDPNKVNPLSPAEMVIDHSVILDVFGNAGAFERNVELEYERNSERYQFLRWGQGAFDDFKVVPPGTGIVHQVNIEYLARVVMTRNGVAYPDTCVGTDSHTTMENGLGVLGWGVGGIEAEAAMLGQPVSMLIPRVVGFKLTGEIKPGVTATDVVLTVTDMLRKHGVVGKFVEFYGKGVAEVPLANRATLGNMSPEFGSTAAIFPIDDETINYLRLTGRTEEQLALVEAYAKTQGMWHNPDREPVFSEYLELDLSTVVPSISGPKRPQDRIELSDAKNAFRKDIHNYVEENLPVEHTKLDEAIEESFPASDPAKLTFADDGAVDVRPSAANGAEGRPTKPITVRSEERGEFVLDHGAVVVAGITSCTNTSNPSVMIGAALLAKKAVEKGLTSKPWVKTNMAPGSQVVTDYYNKAGLWPYLEKLGYYLGGYGCTTCIGNTGPLPDEISKAINDNDLSVTAVLSGNRNFEGRISPDVKMNYLASPPLVIAYGIAGTMDFDFETDPLGQDQDGKDVFLKDIWPSAAEIEETIASSINRDMFTDSYADVFKGDDRWRSLSTPEGNIFEWDEASTYVRKAPYFDGMPAEPEPVTDITGARVLALLGDSVTTDHISPAGSIKPGTPAAQYLDANGVARKDYNSLGSRRGNHEVMIRGTFANIRLRNQLLDDVSGGYTRDFTQEGGPQSFIYDASVNYKKAGIPLVVLGGKEYGSGSSRDWAAKGTVLLGVKAVITESFERIHRSNLIGMGVIPLQFPAGESAASLKLDGTEVYDITGIEALNEGKTPKTVHVTATKEDGSKVEFDAVVRIDTPGEADYYRNGGILQYVLRNMLKSK, from the coding sequence GTGAGCAGCGAGAATACGGAAAATTCGTCCCTTAACTCATTTGGTGCCCGCGACACGCTGACAGTCGGGGACCAGAGTTACGAGATCTATCGTCTGGACGCGGTACCCGGTACCGAAAAGCTGCCGTACAGCCTCAAGGTGCTCGCCGAGAACCTGCTGCGCACCGAAGATGGCGCCAACATCACCAAAGACCACATCCAGGCCATCGCCAACTGGGACCCCTCGGCCGAGCCGAGCATCGAGATCCAGTTCACCCCGGCCCGCGTGCTGATGCAGGACTTCACCGGTGTGCCGTGCATCGTCGACCTGGCCACCATGCGTGAAGCCGTGGCCGCCCTCGGCGGTGATCCGAACAAGGTCAACCCGCTGTCGCCGGCCGAGATGGTCATCGACCACTCCGTGATCCTCGACGTCTTCGGCAACGCCGGCGCGTTCGAGCGCAACGTCGAACTCGAATACGAGCGCAACTCCGAGCGTTACCAGTTCCTGCGCTGGGGCCAGGGCGCCTTCGACGACTTCAAGGTCGTCCCGCCCGGCACCGGCATCGTGCACCAGGTCAACATCGAGTACCTGGCCCGCGTCGTGATGACCCGCAACGGGGTCGCGTACCCGGACACCTGTGTGGGCACCGACAGCCACACCACCATGGAGAACGGCCTCGGCGTGCTGGGTTGGGGCGTCGGCGGTATCGAGGCCGAGGCCGCCATGCTGGGCCAGCCCGTCTCGATGCTCATCCCCCGCGTCGTCGGCTTCAAGCTGACCGGCGAGATCAAGCCCGGCGTGACCGCCACCGACGTCGTGCTCACCGTCACCGACATGCTGCGCAAGCACGGCGTGGTCGGCAAGTTCGTCGAGTTCTACGGCAAGGGTGTGGCCGAGGTGCCACTGGCCAACCGCGCCACCCTGGGCAACATGAGCCCCGAATTCGGTTCCACCGCAGCGATCTTCCCGATCGACGACGAGACCATCAACTACCTCCGCCTGACCGGGCGCACCGAGGAGCAGTTGGCACTCGTCGAGGCCTACGCCAAGACGCAGGGCATGTGGCACAACCCCGACCGGGAACCGGTGTTCTCCGAGTACCTCGAGCTTGACCTGTCGACCGTGGTGCCCTCGATCTCCGGCCCGAAGCGTCCGCAGGACCGCATCGAGCTGTCCGACGCGAAGAACGCGTTCCGCAAGGACATCCACAACTACGTCGAGGAGAATCTCCCCGTCGAGCACACCAAGCTCGACGAGGCGATCGAGGAGTCCTTCCCGGCCTCCGATCCGGCCAAGCTGACCTTCGCCGACGACGGCGCCGTGGACGTCCGTCCGTCGGCCGCCAACGGCGCCGAGGGCCGGCCGACCAAGCCGATCACCGTGCGCTCCGAAGAGCGCGGTGAATTCGTGCTCGACCACGGCGCCGTGGTGGTCGCGGGCATCACGTCCTGCACCAACACCTCCAACCCGTCGGTCATGATCGGCGCGGCGCTGCTGGCCAAGAAGGCCGTCGAGAAGGGCCTGACCAGCAAGCCGTGGGTCAAGACCAACATGGCGCCGGGCTCGCAGGTGGTCACCGACTACTACAACAAGGCCGGCCTGTGGCCGTACCTGGAGAAGCTCGGCTACTACCTGGGCGGCTACGGCTGCACCACATGCATCGGCAACACCGGCCCGCTGCCCGACGAGATCTCCAAGGCCATCAACGACAACGACCTGTCGGTGACCGCGGTGCTCTCGGGTAACCGCAACTTCGAGGGCCGCATCTCCCCCGACGTCAAGATGAACTACCTCGCCTCCCCGCCGCTGGTCATCGCCTACGGCATCGCGGGCACCATGGACTTCGACTTCGAGACCGACCCGCTCGGCCAGGACCAGGACGGCAAGGACGTCTTCCTCAAGGACATCTGGCCGTCTGCGGCGGAGATCGAGGAGACCATCGCGTCGTCGATCAACCGGGACATGTTCACCGACTCCTACGCCGACGTGTTCAAGGGCGACGACCGCTGGCGTTCGCTCTCCACCCCCGAAGGCAACATCTTCGAGTGGGACGAGGCATCGACCTACGTGCGCAAGGCCCCGTACTTCGACGGCATGCCCGCCGAGCCAGAGCCTGTCACCGACATCACGGGCGCCAGAGTTCTTGCGCTGCTGGGTGATTCGGTCACGACCGACCACATCAGCCCGGCCGGTTCGATCAAGCCGGGCACCCCGGCCGCGCAGTACCTCGACGCCAACGGCGTGGCGCGCAAGGATTACAACTCGCTGGGGTCGCGTCGCGGCAACCACGAGGTGATGATCCGCGGCACCTTCGCCAACATCCGGCTGCGCAACCAGCTGCTCGACGATGTGTCCGGCGGTTACACCCGGGACTTCACCCAGGAGGGTGGCCCGCAGTCGTTCATCTACGACGCGTCGGTCAACTACAAGAAGGCCGGAATCCCGCTGGTCGTCTTGGGCGGCAAGGAGTATGGCTCCGGCTCGTCGCGTGACTGGGCGGCCAAGGGCACGGTGCTGCTCGGTGTCAAGGCCGTCATCACCGAGTCCTTCGAGCGCATCCACCGCTCCAACCTGATCGGCATGGGCGTCATCCCGCTGCAGTTCCCGGCAGGCGAATCGGCGGCCAGCCTGAAGCTGGACGGCACCGAGGTGTACGACATCACCGGAATCGAAGCGCTCAACGAGGGCAAGACGCCGAAGACCGTGCACGTGACGGCCACCAAGGAAGACGGATCCAAGGTCGAGTTCGACGCCGTCGTGCGCATCGACACCCCCGGTGAGGCCGACTACTACCGCAACGGCGGCATCCTGCAGTACGTGCTGCGCAACATGCTGAAGTCCAAGTAG
- a CDS encoding Rv1476 family membrane protein → MTGPHVIPFLPAFIPVEVCDTVGLSPAQPDGVAHCMAAVQADVADDGVAAPAADVPELRQVVSDARQEGVDLKIIVVPKNPFIDTPLRDIATEVGQANPGSTVIAISPSFAGTYSESIDRVTLEAGQDVAKTGNPVQSARNFVDQITTPIFPWTTLTIALTLGVAAAAVITRVLQVRGKRAAAPAAPTDPHPEPADPSNISS, encoded by the coding sequence GTGACTGGACCGCACGTCATCCCGTTTCTGCCTGCCTTCATCCCGGTCGAGGTATGCGACACCGTGGGGCTGAGCCCGGCGCAACCCGATGGCGTCGCGCACTGCATGGCGGCCGTACAGGCCGACGTCGCCGACGACGGGGTGGCCGCACCTGCCGCCGACGTGCCGGAGCTTCGCCAGGTGGTCAGTGACGCGCGCCAGGAGGGTGTCGACCTGAAGATCATCGTGGTGCCGAAGAATCCGTTCATCGACACCCCGCTGCGGGATATCGCCACCGAGGTCGGTCAGGCCAATCCCGGGTCGACGGTGATCGCCATCAGTCCGTCATTTGCCGGCACCTACAGCGAGTCCATAGATCGGGTCACTTTGGAGGCCGGACAAGACGTTGCCAAGACGGGTAACCCCGTGCAGTCGGCACGGAATTTCGTCGATCAGATAACGACTCCGATTTTCCCGTGGACAACCCTCACGATCGCGTTGACGCTAGGGGTGGCCGCAGCCGCCGTCATCACCCGCGTCCTGCAGGTTCGTGGCAAACGTGCCGCCGCGCCGGCGGCTCCGACCGACCCCCATCCGGAGCCCGCGGATCCATCGAACATTAGTTCGTAA
- the ripA gene encoding NlpC/P60 family peptidoglycan endopeptidase RipA, with the protein MRRSLRASRSQWYGRICAVSLTVGMLLATSWAGGVPPATAEPGGPEDVATLVAAVANANQKLQELGAAIQTQQESVNKAIVAVQDARDAADAANREVTASQQGIADANAAIAAAQKRFDNFAAASYVNGPSSSYLTATNPADMIDAAATSQTLAVSSDQVMADLQRARTEQVNRESTARLAKQKADQAARDARASQDSAVSALKDAQQTFGAQRDQLQQLTAQRAAAQAKLDQARPMSAPAGSAPAGIPAQVNPGNWDRAPGAAGQRPANWDGQWDPTLPAIPSAFVQGDPVAIINTVLGISSTSAQVTQNMGRSFLQKLGILPTPTGYTNGAIPRVYGRQASEYVIQRAGSQIGVPYSWGGGNAAGPSRGIDSGADTVGFDCSGLILYAFAGVGIKLPHYSGSQYNAGRKIPSSQMRRGDVIFYGPGGAQHVTLYLGNGQMLEAPYTGSTVKISPVRTSGMTPYVVRYIEY; encoded by the coding sequence ATGAGACGCTCCCTTCGCGCCTCTAGGTCGCAGTGGTACGGCCGCATCTGTGCCGTATCGCTGACGGTCGGGATGCTGCTCGCCACATCATGGGCCGGCGGCGTCCCACCGGCGACGGCCGAACCGGGCGGCCCGGAAGACGTCGCGACTCTGGTTGCCGCCGTGGCCAATGCGAACCAGAAGCTGCAGGAGTTGGGCGCCGCGATCCAGACCCAGCAGGAAAGCGTCAACAAGGCGATCGTCGCGGTGCAGGACGCGCGCGATGCGGCCGACGCGGCCAACCGTGAAGTGACTGCCAGTCAGCAGGGCATCGCCGACGCCAACGCCGCCATCGCCGCGGCGCAGAAACGCTTCGACAACTTCGCCGCAGCCAGCTACGTCAACGGCCCGTCGAGCTCGTACCTGACCGCAACGAACCCCGCCGACATGATCGACGCGGCCGCCACCAGCCAGACGCTGGCCGTCAGCTCCGACCAGGTGATGGCCGACCTGCAGCGGGCCCGCACCGAACAGGTGAACCGGGAATCGACGGCGCGGCTGGCCAAGCAGAAGGCCGACCAGGCCGCCCGCGATGCCCGGGCCAGCCAGGATTCCGCGGTGTCGGCGCTCAAGGACGCTCAGCAGACGTTCGGCGCCCAGCGCGACCAGTTGCAGCAGCTCACGGCGCAACGAGCTGCGGCCCAGGCCAAGCTCGACCAGGCGCGGCCCATGTCGGCTCCGGCCGGCAGCGCGCCCGCCGGGATCCCTGCGCAGGTGAACCCGGGTAACTGGGACCGTGCACCCGGGGCGGCGGGGCAGCGCCCAGCCAACTGGGACGGCCAGTGGGACCCCACACTGCCCGCGATCCCGAGCGCGTTCGTGCAGGGTGACCCCGTCGCGATCATCAACACCGTGCTGGGCATCTCGTCGACGTCGGCGCAGGTCACGCAGAACATGGGCCGGAGCTTCCTGCAGAAGCTGGGCATCCTGCCCACGCCGACGGGCTACACCAACGGCGCCATCCCCCGGGTGTACGGGCGGCAGGCCTCCGAGTACGTCATCCAGCGCGCGGGTTCGCAGATCGGTGTTCCGTACTCGTGGGGTGGCGGAAACGCCGCGGGCCCCAGCCGAGGAATCGATTCCGGTGCCGACACCGTCGGTTTCGACTGCTCTGGCCTGATCCTGTACGCGTTCGCCGGCGTCGGCATCAAGCTGCCGCACTACTCGGGGTCGCAGTACAACGCCGGCCGCAAGATCCCGTCCTCGCAGATGCGCCGCGGCGACGTCATCTTCTACGGCCCCGGCGGGGCCCAGCACGTGACGCTCTACCTCGGCAACGGCCAGATGCTCGAAGCGCCGTACACCGGGTCGACGGTCAAGATCTCACCCGTCCGCACCAGCGGCATGACACCGTACGTCGTCCGCTACATCGAATACTGA
- a CDS encoding helix-turn-helix domain-containing protein, whose amino-acid sequence MKETNKTRDELLTELRSAYERGASIRSLVATTGRSYGSIHSLLRESGTTMRSRGGPNHRTRARA is encoded by the coding sequence ATGAAGGAAACCAACAAGACCCGGGACGAATTGCTGACCGAGTTGCGCAGCGCCTACGAGAGGGGCGCCAGCATCCGCTCGCTGGTTGCGACGACGGGTCGGTCCTACGGTTCGATACACAGCTTGCTGCGCGAATCGGGCACCACCATGCGCAGCAGGGGCGGGCCCAACCACCGCACCAGAGCCCGGGCCTGA